The Methylotenera sp. G11 genome includes a window with the following:
- a CDS encoding cell division protein ZipA C-terminal FtsZ-binding domain-containing protein: MSDLQIVLIVIGGLIIVAVLVFNWWQERRFHQQVENNFSSIKSDALLEEPSLDTAQRYDTEDDPDHDAFSISHDLIHETPLAKQEPALETHDHIDDQALYSEPETTYIAPEAIQTPEISEAADAEMPYVEAPFAAAEHNDSLPQAKPVNHDGIKAIFQDAFSKSPDAVNTQELAAGRALGAADRVEPEAALAQSLPARLHAQVDLIALLHLADVSTVSQVSGVLKSDFDGFDKPMFIHVQTPDSRWLLLSDVASKPDFANQKISKIACSLQLADRAGPVTRNVVNRFQLAVESLGLDVSAHVEWQSNGDAVADAAALDAFCIDVDKTMGFHLLHGENGAFTGTKLRGLAEAQGLELSADGSFKFFDEAAQKHAALVSTAATPSFVMFNREHHPFSPDMLRQSVVKGITFQLDIPHVNNSTEAYNHMVQVAKQMETGLHAQLVDDNNRPLGDAQIEKIRHQLKIIQATMLTRGIVPGSDVAHRLFS; the protein is encoded by the coding sequence ATGAGCGATTTGCAAATAGTTCTAATTGTCATCGGTGGCCTGATTATTGTTGCCGTTCTGGTATTTAACTGGTGGCAAGAAAGGCGCTTTCATCAACAGGTGGAGAATAACTTTTCCAGTATCAAAAGCGATGCATTGCTTGAGGAGCCATCTTTGGATACGGCGCAGCGCTATGATACGGAAGATGATCCTGATCACGATGCGTTCTCGATCAGCCATGACCTGATCCATGAAACGCCGCTTGCCAAACAAGAGCCGGCGCTTGAAACCCATGACCATATTGATGACCAGGCTTTATACTCAGAACCGGAAACCACATACATCGCGCCTGAAGCGATCCAGACGCCTGAAATCAGTGAAGCTGCCGATGCCGAAATGCCTTATGTAGAAGCGCCTTTTGCTGCTGCGGAGCACAACGATTCGTTACCGCAAGCAAAACCAGTGAATCATGATGGCATAAAAGCTATTTTTCAGGATGCATTCAGCAAAAGCCCGGATGCCGTCAATACGCAGGAACTTGCTGCTGGCAGAGCGCTGGGCGCCGCCGACAGGGTAGAGCCGGAAGCAGCATTGGCACAGAGCCTGCCGGCCAGACTCCACGCACAAGTCGACCTGATAGCATTGCTGCATCTGGCGGATGTGTCTACCGTTAGCCAGGTCAGCGGCGTTTTAAAAAGCGATTTTGACGGCTTTGACAAGCCTATGTTTATACATGTGCAAACGCCAGACTCACGCTGGCTGCTACTGAGTGACGTAGCTTCCAAGCCGGATTTCGCAAACCAGAAAATATCAAAAATCGCATGCAGCTTGCAGCTGGCGGATCGGGCTGGCCCGGTTACGCGCAATGTCGTGAACCGTTTCCAGCTGGCTGTGGAAAGCCTTGGCCTGGATGTCAGCGCGCATGTGGAATGGCAAAGCAACGGTGATGCCGTCGCAGATGCCGCAGCTTTGGATGCTTTCTGTATCGATGTCGACAAAACCATGGGCTTTCATCTGCTGCATGGGGAAAACGGGGCATTTACCGGTACCAAACTCCGGGGGTTGGCTGAGGCCCAGGGGCTTGAGCTGTCCGCAGACGGCAGTTTCAAGTTTTTTGACGAAGCGGCTCAAAAACATGCAGCACTGGTTTCAACAGCTGCGACACCTTCTTTTGTCATGTTCAATCGTGAGCATCATCCCTTCAGCCCTGACATGCTGAGGCAGTCTGTAGTGAAAGGGATCACCTTTCAATTGGATATACCGCATGTCAATAACAGTACAGAGGCGTATAACCACATGGTGCAAGTCGCAAAGCAAATGGAAACCGGCCTGCATGCACAACTGGTTGATGATAACAACAGGCCTTTGGGCGATGCACAGATCGAGAAAATACGGCATCAGCTTAAAATCATCCAGGCCACGATGCTGACACGAGGTATTGTTCCCGGATCAGATGTTGCACATCGTTTATTCTCTTGA
- the smc gene encoding chromosome segregation protein SMC — translation MRLTHLKLAGFKSFVDPTTLHIHGQRVGIVGPNGCGKSNVMESVRWVLGESSAREMRADAMDAVIFNGSGNRKSISRASVELVFDNSMGSAGGEWSQYAEISVKRVIERDKGSTYYINNTVVRRRDVADLFLGTGLGGRAYAIIGQNTISRIVEARPEEMRVFLEEAAGITKYKERRRETELRLRDTRDNLTRVEDVLRELDKQILRLQSQAVVAAEYHRLQAALSLTQGQIWLLKKREASAGWEKAGRIVEKLVNELEAKTANLRSSENALETARQQHIAATEAVNAAQASYYEANATVSTLENQVRSTADARDRMQQQLQQLLSQLERNAAQHANVESSLLEAGNKLLAANADLDSAESLTLAARDALTAHTKQYHAALADFNASQSSWLESEQRLRLEQANIGHVTRAINDMTEQLKRLRQNLSALEIPANESLVEKQAQLEVLEAEVKAAEARISDMLENEAAIREAIKTAREYVHEQQRSQHVLEAEINSLSKIQQAMHDANNEAALASWLKQSGLNNNARIWQLIGIQSGWETALESVLGSRLNALVHKAQPETRPPTALSVAFSRGEIHHAAVNAHGYSPIHSVIERIDATCQAVLHDWLAGVYLLTDDMSPAAASQQLNQGECLVNRHGDIYTRNSVDYFGAQSLLHGVLERQARLELLQRQLPEHQQRLAAAASQLTQLEAELQESRTSQHTGQQHLKSITQQAHQLNLNLQQLKQQQLSALQRKDMLETDSVHASKKLESLQTEKSLKEAQVAGINADLSQMQTLKSANELNKKQAEKQLNATRSELQALERAHQEKAFNIKLIQNNIKELESKIQFLHEEKSSLRIRGDELETALTVTPMETLKANLEAALNVKHACEDGLAAARNALAECQEALMQQERTRLQNEQMLHPVRDKLEAGRLNEQEARLHFEQCQAGLASCGMDEAVLADSLQQHQNQPKTGDLESMKGKLEADIEALGAVNLAAIDELASEQTRKQYLDSQCLDLTDASQTLEDAIRKIDRETRSRLQATFDEANLHFNELFTTLFGGGQARLVLLGDEILDTGMQVFAQPPGKKNSTIQLLSGGEKALTALALVFAFFRLNPAPFCLMDEVDAPLDDSNTERFCAMVKKMSERTQFLYVSHNKITMEMAQQLIGVTMQESGVSRIVDVDMDAAVLMAEA, via the coding sequence TTGCGTTTAACTCATTTAAAATTAGCCGGATTCAAATCATTTGTTGATCCAACAACGCTGCATATTCATGGGCAGCGCGTCGGCATCGTCGGGCCAAATGGCTGCGGTAAATCCAACGTGATGGAGTCGGTGCGCTGGGTACTTGGTGAATCTTCCGCCAGGGAGATGCGTGCTGATGCGATGGATGCGGTCATCTTTAACGGTTCCGGCAACCGTAAATCCATTTCTCGGGCCAGTGTCGAACTCGTGTTTGATAACAGCATGGGCAGTGCCGGCGGGGAGTGGTCGCAATATGCCGAGATTTCGGTCAAGCGCGTCATCGAACGTGATAAAGGCTCTACTTACTATATCAATAATACCGTCGTGCGCCGCCGGGATGTAGCTGACCTGTTTCTGGGTACAGGGCTGGGCGGGCGCGCTTATGCCATCATTGGCCAAAATACCATTAGCCGTATCGTTGAGGCCAGGCCGGAAGAAATGCGCGTGTTTTTGGAAGAAGCCGCCGGCATCACCAAATATAAAGAGCGCAGACGCGAGACAGAACTGCGTTTGCGTGATACCCGGGATAATCTGACGCGGGTAGAGGACGTGCTGCGTGAGCTTGATAAACAGATTCTGCGCTTGCAGTCCCAGGCAGTTGTTGCGGCTGAATACCATCGTTTGCAAGCGGCCTTAAGCCTTACCCAAGGCCAGATATGGCTGTTGAAGAAGCGTGAAGCCAGTGCCGGCTGGGAAAAAGCCGGGCGCATTGTTGAAAAACTGGTAAATGAGCTGGAAGCGAAAACTGCCAATTTGCGCAGTAGCGAGAATGCGCTGGAAACGGCCAGGCAGCAGCATATTGCTGCCACTGAAGCCGTCAATGCCGCACAAGCCTCATATTATGAGGCGAATGCAACAGTTTCAACACTCGAAAACCAGGTCAGGAGTACTGCGGATGCGCGAGATCGCATGCAGCAGCAGTTACAGCAGCTGCTTAGCCAGCTGGAGAGAAATGCTGCACAGCATGCAAATGTTGAAAGCAGCTTGCTGGAGGCAGGCAATAAATTGCTGGCAGCAAATGCTGATTTGGATTCGGCTGAATCGCTCACATTGGCCGCACGAGATGCTTTGACTGCTCACACAAAGCAATACCATGCCGCCCTCGCGGACTTTAACGCCAGCCAGTCAAGCTGGCTGGAATCAGAGCAAAGGCTGCGACTGGAGCAGGCCAATATCGGTCACGTTACCCGTGCAATCAACGACATGACAGAGCAGTTGAAGCGATTGCGGCAGAATTTATCTGCGCTGGAAATTCCCGCTAATGAATCGCTTGTTGAAAAGCAAGCGCAACTGGAAGTGCTGGAAGCCGAGGTTAAAGCCGCAGAAGCCAGGATTTCGGATATGCTTGAAAATGAAGCCGCAATCCGGGAAGCCATCAAAACCGCACGTGAGTATGTACATGAGCAGCAGCGTAGCCAGCATGTGCTGGAAGCTGAAATCAACTCCTTGTCAAAAATTCAGCAAGCGATGCATGATGCGAACAATGAAGCTGCTTTAGCTTCATGGCTGAAACAATCCGGGCTGAATAACAACGCGCGCATCTGGCAGCTGATTGGTATTCAATCCGGCTGGGAGACAGCGCTGGAATCGGTTTTAGGTAGCCGGCTCAATGCTTTGGTGCATAAGGCGCAGCCTGAAACCAGGCCGCCAACTGCGCTTAGTGTCGCTTTCAGCCGCGGCGAGATTCATCATGCGGCAGTAAATGCCCATGGATATTCGCCGATACACTCCGTGATTGAGCGGATAGATGCTACCTGCCAGGCCGTGTTGCATGACTGGCTCGCAGGTGTATATCTGTTGACGGACGATATGAGCCCGGCTGCTGCCAGCCAACAGCTTAACCAGGGGGAGTGCCTGGTCAACCGGCATGGTGATATTTACACACGCAACAGCGTTGATTATTTTGGAGCGCAGTCGTTGCTGCATGGCGTGCTCGAACGTCAGGCAAGGCTGGAGCTGTTGCAGCGACAGTTGCCTGAGCATCAGCAACGGTTAGCCGCCGCAGCCAGCCAGTTGACGCAGCTGGAGGCAGAGTTGCAGGAGTCCCGTACGAGCCAGCATACCGGGCAGCAGCACCTGAAAAGTATCACTCAGCAGGCGCATCAGCTGAATTTAAACCTGCAGCAATTAAAACAGCAGCAGCTAAGTGCGCTTCAGCGTAAAGACATGCTGGAAACAGACAGTGTTCATGCCAGCAAAAAACTTGAAAGCCTGCAAACTGAAAAGTCGCTTAAAGAAGCACAGGTTGCCGGGATCAATGCGGATTTATCACAGATGCAGACGCTGAAATCTGCCAATGAACTTAATAAGAAACAGGCTGAAAAACAGCTTAATGCAACGCGCAGTGAGTTGCAGGCGCTGGAGCGTGCTCACCAGGAAAAAGCATTCAATATAAAACTTATTCAAAATAATATCAAAGAGTTGGAATCAAAAATTCAATTCTTACATGAAGAAAAATCCAGCCTCAGGATTCGTGGTGATGAGCTGGAAACTGCACTGACTGTGACACCGATGGAAACGCTGAAAGCAAACCTGGAAGCTGCGTTAAACGTGAAGCATGCCTGCGAGGATGGGCTTGCTGCAGCGCGCAATGCATTGGCTGAATGCCAGGAAGCTTTAATGCAGCAGGAGCGCACACGCCTGCAGAATGAGCAGATGCTGCACCCGGTCAGGGATAAGCTTGAAGCCGGCCGGCTCAATGAGCAGGAAGCGCGGCTGCATTTCGAGCAGTGTCAGGCCGGGCTTGCATCCTGCGGAATGGATGAAGCTGTGCTGGCAGATAGCTTGCAGCAGCACCAGAACCAGCCGAAAACCGGCGACCTGGAAAGCATGAAAGGTAAACTGGAGGCTGACATCGAGGCATTAGGGGCGGTGAACCTGGCTGCCATTGATGAGCTGGCGTCTGAGCAGACCCGTAAACAGTACCTTGATAGCCAGTGTCTTGATTTAACCGATGCAAGCCAGACATTGGAAGATGCAATCCGCAAAATAGACCGGGAAACAAGGAGCCGTCTGCAGGCGACTTTCGATGAAGCCAATCTGCATTTCAATGAGCTGTTCACGACCTTGTTCGGGGGCGGCCAGGCCAGGCTGGTGCTGCTTGGGGATGAAATCCTGGATACGGGCATGCAGGTGTTTGCACAGCCGCCCGGCAAGAAAAACAGCACCATTCAGCTGTTATCGGGCGGTGAGAAAGCGTTAACGGCGCTTGCCCTGGTGTTTGCCTTCTTCAGGCTTAATCCAGCCCCATTCTGCCTCATGGATGAAGTCGATGCGCCGCTGGATGACAGCAATACCGAGCGCTTTTGTGCCATGGTGAAAAAAATGTCGGAAAGAACGCAGTTTTTATATGTAAGTCATAATAAAATTACGATGGAAATGGCGCAGCAATTGATAGGTGTTACTATGCAGGAGTCTGGAGTTTCGCGTATCGTTGATGTAGATATGGATGCCGCAGTGCTAATGGCTGAGGCGTGA
- the cysQ gene encoding 3'(2'),5'-bisphosphate nucleotidase CysQ: MENNHYHQYLDAVIEIAKNAGEAIMKVYETDFDVENKSDNSPLTQADLAAHNLIVSSLKRLTPDIPILSEESETIDADVRNSWQLYWLIDPLDGTREFVKRNGEFTVNIALIDRHSPVIGVVYAPATDLLYFASLGHGAFKQAKNYAAFQIHTRPFNIEKLIVAGSRSHSDHQVQRFLNNIHVETGAVPELISMGSSLKICLVAQGSADVYPRLGPTSEWDTAAAHCILKEAGGDIVDEAGRQLRYNTKQSLLNPHFFATVQKSFNWSEFL, from the coding sequence ATGGAAAATAATCACTATCATCAATATTTGGACGCCGTCATTGAAATTGCCAAAAATGCAGGCGAAGCGATTATGAAGGTGTATGAAACAGATTTTGATGTAGAAAATAAATCTGATAATTCACCTTTGACACAGGCTGACCTGGCGGCACATAATCTGATCGTGAGCTCATTGAAACGGCTGACGCCTGACATCCCTATCCTGTCCGAAGAATCGGAAACGATAGATGCTGATGTGCGCAATTCCTGGCAGCTATATTGGCTGATCGATCCGCTGGATGGCACGCGCGAGTTCGTAAAACGTAACGGGGAGTTTACGGTCAACATTGCCTTGATCGACAGGCATTCTCCGGTCATAGGCGTGGTGTATGCGCCGGCGACAGATTTGCTGTATTTTGCATCTTTGGGGCATGGCGCTTTCAAGCAGGCTAAAAATTATGCGGCTTTTCAGATCCATACCAGGCCGTTTAATATCGAGAAACTTATCGTGGCCGGCAGCCGCTCCCACAGCGACCATCAGGTCCAGCGCTTTCTCAATAATATCCATGTTGAAACCGGTGCTGTCCCTGAACTTATCAGCATGGGAAGTTCTCTAAAAATCTGCCTGGTTGCGCAAGGCTCGGCGGATGTATACCCAAGGCTTGGACCAACCTCGGAGTGGGATACGGCTGCAGCGCATTGCATACTGAAGGAAGCCGGTGGGGATATCGTTGATGAGGCAGGGCGCCAGCTGCGTTATAACACCAAGCAATCATTATTGAATCCCCATTTCTTTGCGACCGTTCAGAAGTCATTCAACTGGTCTGAGTTTTTATAA
- a CDS encoding tetratricopeptide repeat protein, with product MKLQLTLTTLITALYFNNVYAISDDAYACNKAYEQGDFSTASTLAGKALSVNSRDRDALLCQGRTYSAQGDLKSALSAFKSAEKFSSDAFEKTIVALVTGHAYKNAGQYEQAIASYQESLKQAGLAKSKAFERVSHIGIGNAHFETKQYPLALESYLTATKLDANDNERGESFEDIAETYHLMNQHDLALEYQIKAYFMHQKSGTPDQFAHSSIELGRYYAAARNYASAENTLNKIIKFANEQGGAYYEAQGSYVLAQVKAARGDMQSAKALVEKARLIAKNTNDPALDEEITKETQNLIQ from the coding sequence ATGAAACTGCAATTAACGCTAACGACTTTAATTACTGCATTGTATTTTAATAATGTTTATGCAATTTCTGATGATGCGTATGCCTGCAATAAGGCCTATGAGCAGGGGGATTTTTCTACTGCATCTACATTGGCAGGCAAAGCATTGAGCGTCAATAGCCGGGATCGTGATGCCTTGCTTTGCCAGGGGCGTACCTATAGTGCACAAGGTGATTTGAAGTCTGCGTTAAGCGCTTTCAAATCCGCCGAAAAGTTTTCTTCCGATGCATTCGAAAAGACGATTGTTGCACTGGTCACTGGCCATGCCTATAAAAATGCCGGCCAATACGAACAGGCCATTGCCAGTTACCAGGAAAGCCTGAAACAGGCAGGGCTTGCAAAAAGCAAAGCGTTTGAGCGTGTGTCACATATCGGTATCGGTAATGCACACTTTGAAACCAAGCAGTATCCTTTAGCGCTGGAATCTTATTTAACCGCAACAAAACTGGATGCTAATGATAATGAGCGCGGTGAAAGTTTTGAAGATATTGCGGAGACTTATCACCTGATGAATCAGCATGACCTTGCACTTGAGTACCAGATCAAAGCTTACTTTATGCACCAGAAATCGGGCACTCCGGACCAGTTTGCACATTCCAGCATTGAACTTGGCCGTTATTATGCGGCTGCCAGGAACTATGCCAGTGCAGAAAACACCCTGAATAAAATCATCAAGTTTGCCAATGAGCAGGGTGGTGCTTACTATGAAGCTCAGGGCAGCTATGTGCTGGCACAGGTCAAGGCCGCCCGCGGAGACATGCAGTCGGCAAAAGCGCTGGTCGAAAAAGCCAGGCTGATCGCTAAAAATACCAATGATCCGGCATTGGATGAAGAAATCACAAAAGAAACCCAGAATTTAATTCAATAA
- the ligA gene encoding NAD-dependent DNA ligase LigA yields MQFMLFGADQRDTASRMQELRDLIARYDYEYYVLDAPSVPDSEYDKVYRALQELEQQHPSLITPDSPTQRVSGSAVNAFNSITHRQAMLSLNNAFEDSELSAFDKRISEALGIAEVTYAVEPKFDGLAITLTYENGVFTQGATRGDGYTGEDVTHNLRTLRAIPMRLSCKEPPQLLEVRGEVLMLKRDFDKLNQAQLAKGDKLFANPRNAAAGSLRQLDARITAQRPLTFFAYGLGAAEGIPTLTNHAMAMDYLAGLHFPVSHERGVVAGVAGLRSYYQKIGEIRDRLPFDIDGVVYKVNEFSQQNELGFVSRAPRWAVAHKFPAQEALTVVEDITVQVGRTGAITPVARLKPVFVGGVTVTNATLHNEDEVRRKDVYIGDTVSVRRAGDVIPEVVFTLIERRPADARRFVMPEVCPECGSHILKQADEAVARCTGGLFCPAQRKQAITHFASRRAMDIEGLGDKLVDQLVEANLVHTLADIYKLDLDTLSSLERMANKSAQNVLNALEASKQTTLARFIYALGMRNVGEATAKDLARYFGDLPALMNANTEKLLEVNDVGPVVAESITNFFSEAHNQSVIAELVSAGITWPVTEGKQTSGGVLLGKTFVLTGILPTMSRDSAKELIEAAGGKVSGSVSKKTDYVVAGTEAGSKLDKAQELGVTILDEAGLLALLG; encoded by the coding sequence ATGCAATTCATGTTATTTGGCGCTGATCAGCGAGACACGGCATCACGTATGCAGGAACTGCGTGATTTAATAGCCCGTTATGATTACGAATATTATGTGCTTGATGCCCCTAGCGTGCCGGACAGTGAGTACGATAAAGTCTACCGAGCGCTGCAGGAGCTGGAGCAGCAACATCCATCACTCATTACGCCGGATTCGCCTACACAGCGCGTCAGCGGTTCTGCGGTCAATGCCTTCAACAGCATCACGCATCGCCAGGCCATGCTGTCATTGAATAATGCTTTTGAAGACAGTGAGTTAAGCGCTTTTGATAAGCGCATCAGTGAAGCACTCGGTATTGCCGAGGTGACCTATGCGGTCGAACCCAAGTTTGACGGCCTGGCCATTACGTTGACGTATGAAAATGGTGTTTTTACACAGGGCGCGACACGTGGAGACGGTTACACCGGTGAAGACGTGACGCATAATTTGCGCACTTTGCGCGCGATCCCGATGCGATTGAGCTGCAAGGAGCCGCCGCAGCTTTTAGAAGTGCGTGGCGAGGTGCTGATGCTGAAGCGCGATTTCGACAAGCTGAACCAGGCGCAGCTGGCCAAGGGCGACAAGCTGTTCGCTAACCCGCGCAATGCAGCTGCGGGCAGCTTGCGGCAGCTTGATGCGCGTATTACAGCGCAAAGGCCCCTGACATTCTTTGCTTATGGATTGGGCGCGGCAGAAGGTATTCCGACCTTGACCAATCATGCGATGGCGATGGATTACCTTGCCGGTCTACATTTTCCGGTGAGCCATGAGCGTGGTGTCGTCGCAGGTGTAGCCGGGCTCAGGTCTTATTACCAGAAAATCGGTGAAATACGCGATCGCCTGCCTTTTGATATAGACGGCGTAGTTTATAAAGTGAACGAATTCAGCCAGCAGAACGAGCTGGGATTTGTGTCCCGCGCCCCGCGCTGGGCTGTGGCGCACAAATTTCCTGCACAAGAGGCGCTCACGGTTGTGGAAGACATTACCGTGCAGGTGGGGCGTACTGGCGCAATCACGCCGGTCGCCAGGCTGAAACCAGTGTTTGTGGGTGGCGTGACCGTGACAAACGCGACTTTGCATAACGAAGATGAAGTGCGGCGCAAGGATGTGTACATCGGCGATACGGTCAGTGTGCGCAGGGCAGGGGATGTGATTCCTGAAGTGGTGTTCACGCTGATTGAAAGGCGTCCGGCCGATGCGCGTCGCTTTGTAATGCCTGAGGTTTGCCCGGAATGCGGCTCGCATATCCTGAAACAAGCCGATGAAGCGGTGGCACGCTGCACCGGCGGTTTATTTTGCCCTGCACAGCGCAAACAGGCCATTACGCACTTTGCCTCACGCCGGGCAATGGATATTGAAGGCCTGGGAGATAAACTGGTCGATCAGCTGGTTGAGGCTAATCTCGTGCATACGCTGGCGGATATCTACAAACTGGATCTGGATACACTCAGCAGCCTTGAGCGTATGGCAAACAAGTCGGCGCAGAATGTTTTAAATGCACTGGAAGCCAGCAAACAGACGACGCTGGCGCGTTTTATCTATGCGCTGGGAATGCGCAATGTCGGTGAAGCGACAGCCAAAGACCTGGCCAGATATTTTGGAGATCTGCCGGCCTTGATGAACGCGAATACTGAAAAACTGCTGGAAGTGAATGATGTGGGTCCTGTCGTTGCAGAGTCCATTACCAATTTTTTCTCTGAAGCACACAATCAAAGCGTGATTGCCGAACTTGTGTCAGCCGGCATCACCTGGCCTGTGACTGAAGGGAAGCAAACCTCTGGCGGCGTGTTGCTGGGTAAAACCTTTGTACTTACCGGTATCTTGCCAACCATGTCGCGCGATAGTGCAAAAGAGCTTATCGAAGCGGCAGGAGGCAAAGTGAGCGGCAGTGTTTCGAAAAAGACAGATTACGTAGTTGCCGGCACTGAAGCCGGAAGCAAGCTGGATAAAGCTCAGGAGCTTGGCGTGACAATTTTGGACGAAGCCGGTTTATTGGCATTATTGGGATAA